The following coding sequences are from one Ctenopharyngodon idella isolate HZGC_01 chromosome 17, HZGC01, whole genome shotgun sequence window:
- the LOC127498544 gene encoding D(1C) dopamine receptor has translation MFLEMENGTNHTQDRAHGAQEREDGDGQNSVRALLGFVLFLLIVSTLLGNTLVCAAVVKFRHLRSKVTNFFVISLAVSDLFVAVLVMPWEAISAVAGTWLFGRFCAIWIAFDIMCSTASILNLCIISVDRYWAIASPFRYERKMTHRVAFMMIGVAWTLSILISFIPVQLNWHMAEEDEDGTAGNGTDYSDNCKANLNRTYAISSSLISFYIPVIIMIATYTRIFRIAQTQIRRISSLERAAEHAQNHHQSNDCSNENSLKTTFKKETKVLKTLSIIMGVFVFCWLPFFVLNCMVPFCQCVSDTTFTIFVWFGWANSSLNPVIYAFNADFRKAFSSILGCNKIFPSTNVETVNFSNELVSYHHDTTLQKEAQPLAVQIPNPREEPGLPFDKDSVTSNVSRNHKNMHLPNIVQFECDGEISLDTITPFTSTGLMECEGIPGQIITE, from the coding sequence ATGTTCTTAGAGATGGAGAACGGCACAAACCACACGCAGGACCGCGCGCACGGAGCGCAGGAGCGAGAGGATGGAGACGGGCAGAACAGCGTGCGAGCTCTGCTGGGTTTCGTGCTCTTCCTCCTCATCGTCTCCACACTGCTCGGGAACACGCTCGTGTGCGCCGCCGTGGTCAAATTCAGGCACCTGCGCTCCAAAGTGACCAACTTTTTCGTTATTTCTCTAGCGGTTTCGGATCTCTTCGTGGCCGTTCTGGTGATGCCGTGGGAGGCGATATCCGCGGTGGCTGGCACGTGGCTCTTCGGCCGGTTTTGCGCCATCTGGATCGCCTTTGACATCATGTGTTCCACTGCGTCCATCCTTAACCTGTGCATCATCAGTGTGGACCGCTACTGGGCCATCGCGAGCCCGTTCCGATACGAGCGCAAGATGACCCACCGGGTGGCTTTCATGATGATCGGGGTGGCGTGGACCTTGTCCATCCTCATCTCCTTCATCCCAGTTCAGCTCAACTGGCACATGGCTGAGGAAGATGAGGACGGCACAGCGGGTAACGGCACCGACTACAGCGACAACTGCAAAGCCAACCTAAACAGGACGTATGCAATATCGTCTTCGCTGATAAGTTTCTACATCCCCGTGATCATCATGATCGCCACGTACACGAGGATATTCCGTATTGCGCAAACACAGATCCGCAGGATCTCCTCTTTGGAGAGGGCAGCAGAGCACGCGCAAAACCACCACCAGTCCAACGACTGTTCCAACGAGAACTCACTGAAAACCACTTTCAAGAAAGAGACCAAAGTTTTAAAAACACTCTCGATCATTATGGGGGTCTTTGTGTTCTGCTGGCTGCCGTTTTTCGTGCTCAACTGCATGGTGCCCTTCTGCCAGTGCGTGAGTGACACTACCTTCACCATCTTCGTGTGGTTCGGATGGGCCAATTCATCCCTCAATCCCGTCATCTACGCGTTTAACGCGGACTTCAGGAAGGCGTTCTCCTCGATTCTAGGTTGCAATAAAATTTTCCCCAGCACAAACGTGGAGACGGTGAATTTCAGTAACGAGCTGGTGTCCTATCACCACGACACGACACTTCAGAAGGAAGCGCAGCCGCTGGCCGTCCAGATCCCGAACCCTCGAGAGGAGCCGGGTCTCCCGTTCGATAAGGATTCGGTTACCTCGAACGTGTCCCGGaatcacaaaaacatgcacttGCCCAACATCGTACAGTTTGAGTGCGACGGGGAGATTTCCCTGGACACTATCACACCATTCACCTCAACGGGACTCATGGAGTGCGAGGGAATCCCAGGTCAAATTATCACTGAATGA